The following are from one region of the Hemibagrus wyckioides isolate EC202008001 linkage group LG24, SWU_Hwy_1.0, whole genome shotgun sequence genome:
- the arpc1a gene encoding actin-related protein 2/3 complex subunit 1A: MSLHQFLLEPITCHAWNRDRTQIAISPNNHEVHIYKKSGNQWVKAHELKEHNGHITGIDWAPKSDRIVTCGADRNAYVWSQKDGVWKPTLVILRINRAATFVKWSPLENKFAVGSGARLISVCYFESENDWWVSKHIKKPIRSTVLSLDWHPNNVLLAAGSCDFKCRVFSAYIKEVDEKPAPTPWGSKMPFGQVMAEFGGAGSGGWVHSVCFSASGNRLAWVSHDSTVTVVDPTKSSTPSQSKTEFLALLSVTFVSENNIVAAGHDCCPMLFSFDDGGNLTFISKLDIPKQSIQRNISAMERFRNMDKRATTEDRNSTLETLHQNSITQVSIYEGDKRDCRKFCTTGIDGAMTIWDFKTLESSIQGLRIM; this comes from the exons ATGTCACTCCACCAGTTTCTCTTGGAGCCCATCACATGCCATGCATGGAACAGGGACAGGACTC AAATTGCTATCAGTCCAAACAATCATGAGGTCCATATATACAAGAAGAGTGGGAATCAGTGGGTGAAGGCTCATGAACTGAAAGAACACAATGGACACATTACAG GCATCGATTGGGCTCCTAAAAGCGATCGGATTGTAACCTGCGGAGCGGATCGCAACGCTTACGTGTGGAGCCAGAAGGACGGCGTATGGAAGCCCACTCTCGTCATCCTCAGGATCAACCGCGCTGCCACGTTTGTGAAGTGGTCTCCTCTGGAGAACAAGTTTGCGGTGGGCAGCGGAGCTCGCCTCATATCTGTTTGCTACTTTGAGTCTGAAAATGACTG GTGGGTGAGCAAACATATCAAGAAGCCAATCCGCTCCACTGTCCTCAGTCTAGACTGGCATCCAAACAATGTGCTTCTGGCAGCTGGGTCATGTGACTTCAAATGCAG ggTGTTTTCTGCATACATCAAGGAGGTGGACGAAAAGCCAGCTCCAACTCCATGGGGATCCAAGATGCCGTTTGGCCAAGTGATGGCCGAGTTTGGTGGAGCAGGCAGTGGAGGAtgggtccacagtgtgtgtttctctgccaGTGGAAATCGACTGGCCTGGGTCAGCCATGACAGCACTGTGACCGTGGTGGATCCCACAAAAAGCTCAAC GCCAAGCCAGTCGAAGACAGAGTTCCTTGCTCTTCTGAGTGTGACCTTTGTGTCTGAGAACAACATTGTGGCAGCG GGTCATGATTGCTGCCCAATGCTGTTCTCTTTCGATGATGGTGGAAACTTGACCTTCATTTCCAAGTTGGACATTCCAAAGCAGAGCATCCAGCGCAACATCTCTGCCATGGAGCGCTTCCGCAACATGGACAAAAGAGCCACTACCGAGGACCGCAATAGCACTCTGGAGACCCTTCACCAGAACAGCATCAC CCAAGTGTCTATATATGAAGGAGACAAAAGAGATTGTCGCAAATTCTGCACTACAGGAATCGATGGAGCGATGACCATATGGGACTTCAAG ACTTTAGAGTCTTCTATCCAAGGCCTGCGGATCATGTAA